A segment of the Salvelinus namaycush isolate Seneca chromosome 3, SaNama_1.0, whole genome shotgun sequence genome:
TCTCACTGATGCACGTTAAGTGTCCACTACGGTGCATGTAAGAGAGTTTTGCAGTGCCATTGATAGCTTGCATCTCAATCTGGAGAGTAGGTGAAGCTCACCAGTTCCAGACAGGTATCAAATTCATACTATTAGCTCTAATAAAGCGTGTGAAAAACCAACATATTACTCAAAATTAATCTTGTAGAATTACCTTCTCTTTTTTTGTCAGCGAACGCAATTTTGCAACTCGCAGCACTTCCTGAAACTATTCCTCCACTAGCCAATCAAATATCCAGGACCGCCCTGTTATGTTGAATTCTGGTAATTGTAGTGATTGTGATTGCCTCAAatgctgtgtgtgttatgtgCACTGTATTTGGATTTAAGCCTAAGAACGGTCTGTAGTACACTCTAATCGTTTTTGATGATCTGGATTGTATACGATATTAGAAGTAAATCAACTAACTGATAattaacagtatagtaacagacTATGACCTACGTATACTAATTGAACCCCCTTTACTCGATATAGTTATGGTAGTTATTAAATGAAAATGTTCTAAAATTATTCTCCCAAATGCTTTTTAGATGCAAAATTGCCAGTTCTCTTTGCTGTGATCCTTTGTGATTTCCCCTCCGATCCTGTAGATGGAACCATGCGTCTTTGTTGTGTACATGTTTGTACGAAGAACTCGAGGCACACATTGTTATATACAACAAACTAAATATTTGACAGCTCGTTGAAAGTAATACATACAGTTATCGGCAGATTTGAGTTTTATATAAATACGTTTGCCAAAATGTCGACAGCCTTTTGTTTTCAAGCACAGCTCGTTTCTGTCATGGACGCGTTATCAAAAACAGCAGTTTCAGAAATAAGCAAACTAGTCGACATAGAATCAAAGGTTTTAAAATTAGAAATAACGCGTGGTCGGAATGAAATAGCAACACTTACAGAGAAACTGCAGCTGATGGAGAATTTGCTTTGGATCGACGGAGGGCACAGGCAGGACGCAACGGCAGATACACGCACGAAAACGCCAACAAGAGCGAGAGATGGTTCAATGAACGATTATTGTGAAAGACCTCAGTCTGAGCCCAAAATACCTGCAATCAAAAAAAGGTTTGTAAAGTTGACCCTTATTGAATATTCTATGGGCAGGTAATGTACTTGTGTGTGTGAATAGATCTGGGTCAAAGACGTGTGCTGTATTTGAGTCCCAAAAGTGCACATGTCTAATTTGCTATAGTTTTTGACCCAGGTCTGGATTATATTGGCCACAAATCACAGATATTAGAATGATTCTGCATGAAACCCTGTGCTGCTTGAATCCTGTGGCttctgcttgctctttggggttaggctgggtaactgtaAAGCAGTTCTTGATAAATGCTGATGTAAAAATGATTTTATTAAATAGTTGATTTATTGAACCCAACCCTTTTCATCTGGCAGAATTTAATCTATTTGTTTTCTTGTATGCTTAGTGAGAGTTCCTGGGAAAATATTTGTCCTCCTCGAGAGATGCACGTCATCCATCAGATTGAAGATGGTGCTCTTGTTTTGGAAACAGTGGTAAGTTAACTGTCATTCCTTCTGTCAAGTAGCCTTACTGTAATGTCCTTCTAGTTACCATTTTTTTGCTAAGCTGTTGTTATTTACCCTAAAGCCTACCACAGTGGTGAGAGACCAGCCTGAGTTGATTGTGATCAAGGAGGAACCTTCAGAGGTGGACGTATGGGGTAGTGGGCCAAAGACCGAACTCATAAATGAAAATGGTGAGTGTTGATGGGTTAAAAATCACATGAGGGCCTGGGTGCCAAATAGTACACTGTCAGGGAGGACAGTGACTTGTATTGGCATTGCTGAACAGTTGGGTAACCCAGAAGGTTGGGTAATATAGTGCAATAGGCAAAATGCAGAAGCATCGGCTTGTCTTGTGTAACTGAATATAAAGGTTGAACTGTTTAATTATGTTCTAAAAGATATACTTATACATTCCTTCCTGTGTCACAAACAGGAGCAGCAACATCACTTGATACAGATGTTGGGTGTCTCGATGTGCTTCAGCATTGTCCAGACAGCTCAGACAACCACCCTATATTTACTGAGAGACAGGTGAACCACAGCACTCAGCCCTCATCCGGAGTGCAATTGGAGGACCTGGACACGCATTGGACGCCACCTGCATGTTCACAGAGCCAGGATGCGCAGCAGATCACACCTGCTGCACAGAGAAACTCCATAACTGGAAACAGCTGTGGTGGTATAACAAATGTGCCCTCTCAGAGCTTCAGTGTGGCAAAGTCGAACATGAAGATCCACAGCCTGAGAACATCAGGAGCTAAACGATTTGGCTGTATGCAATGTGGCAAGAACTTCAGGTGTTCTAGTCAGCTGGAAATACACCAGCGAagtcacactggagagaaaccgtaCCGATGCACGCTGTGTGGAAAGAGATACGCACAGAAAGGGCATCTTTATACCCACCAACGCACACACACCGGAGAAAAGCCATATCGCTGCCTCGACTGTGGCAAGAGCTTCATTCAAAAATGCACTCTCGATATGCACCAGCGCACCCACACCGGAGAAAAACCTTATGTTTGTGTGAAATGTGGGAAGGGATTTACTAAAAACTGTAACCTTAAGAAACACATGGGTGTACATACAGAGTTTAGCATGCATGTTTACAGTGAGTCCAGTTTACAAGAGGACAGATGGACAAATAGACCTCATCCGTACTAGTACCAACCATAGGCCTACAGCCTCTGCAGTGGATTTGCTGGACTTCAGTCATTCAAAGTTTTCCTCATAGAATATTAGTCTTTGCTTTTCAGAAAAATTAAGCTGTCCTATTTTTCAACATTTGCCAGGTCTCTATTTTGCTGtctgacatttttattttattcaaatgtaacctttatttaactaggcaagccagttaagaacacattcttatttacaatgacggccaaacccggacgacgctgggccaattgtgcgccgccctatgggactccaaatcacggccggatgtgatacagcctggatatcGTTTTCCTCATTTGAAATCGGTTTTGGAGGTGAAATATAGCCGTGAAAGTAACAGCCGATTGCCAAGGGTGTAGTTTTTAATTGGATCTAAACATTACCGCATTGGATTGTGGGATATTTGACGTAAACCATGAATTAAAGCACAACAAAAATGTGGGCGTGACCTTTACTTATGGGATTTACGGTAAAGTATTATGGGATTTACGGTAAAGTATCCCACAATTCAAAGCGGTAATGTTTAGATTCATGAGCGAGAGGTCTATTCAGAGATATTTTTGAGAAGATGGGAAACTCCATTGCATTCATATTACAGCCCATTGTCTACGATGCCCATGCGGCGTCAATGAGCCgcgcggtgcattctgggcgattctgggacaaggagagctctccttcaaggagtgaatgggagtcaATTGGGCTAGCTCTAAACACCCAACATTAGCATGAATTTAgacaagaagtacaacattaaAAATATTTTcggagatgtgagataattaacttatctgtaatatcgtatagctttTGCATCGTACTTTCGAGGAAAATAGGCATACCCCgactttgagaagggattgcgTGACGATCAGTTTAGCAACCGCGTGACACAGCATGACAACTTAAACGCGATTGGTCGGAAGTCTGATGGGTGAGGCTTTATACAGGCCAATGGGATTCCTATCTCGTAATTTCTCTTATCCCTGGTCTAtttcagctagctagccacccaATCAATGTCTATTATTATTCCATTTTATTAATATCGCCAGCCTATCATACACGTTGGACTTAGTTTCTTTTTAAAACAAAACCATGAATACGATGATAAATCGGGGAAGTTTTCAGAACCAGTTATCTTGCATTATGGAAATGCTAAGCAAAGCTGCTGTGGTTGAAATCGGTAAACTTGTCGACGAGTGCTCGGCCGTTCTCCGTTCTGAAATATCCCAACACATGAATGAGAACGAGGCATTAAAGAAGAAATGTTATCTGCTAGAGATTGAATTAAAGACTGTAAAACTGCACGAGCGTAAAAGGGTCATTGCCAGCCGTTGTCAGAATGGAGTTCAGGTCTCGGGACAAATATTTACGCATCGAGCAACAGAGAACCGAGGTGAGCATTTTTAGacggtaacgttagctagcttgctactgTAGCCGATAAATACATTCCACGATTAACGAGTTAAGACTAGTGTGGGTAGAATTTAGATACAACTAGTGATTTCAGCACCCAAAGAATAGCCCGCAATTAGCTGCACACATTCTGTGTAATTGCGGGCTATTCTTTGGGTGATGTAATCAGTACATTGTTAGTTTTGATAACTTTTTATGTGACGTCGGCCAAACAGCCAAATAACGTTACTCCATCTAAACGTGACTCAATTCTCAATTGCGGTacagttctagaaacataaagctCTCTACTTTCATATTACATCAAAAAACATTTCACAAATGCAAATTATACAGTTACTGCACTGTTTTAACCggttttaacacagttgcagGCGACAACATGTTTGTGGCGTCCATCTTCCGTTTACACGAAGGTGTTCGGAGACACAGATGGCGAACGTTAATTAGCACAGGTACGCCTCTGTCTTCCAGCTGTTTTCCGTAAACGAGCGCTGTGACATGGACATTGGTCCTTGTCGGAACCCTAACCCTGTAAAGGTGTATGGTAATTTAACCGTTTGTtaaactacagctcagcattcaacatcatagttccctccaagctcaggaccctgggaggtcagcaactggttcctggacttcttgactggccgcccccaggcggtgagggtaggcaacaacacatctgccacactgaccaTCAACACCGTGGCCCCTCAGggttgtgtgcttagtcccctcctgttcacccacaactgcgtggctgcgcacaactccaacaccatcacgtTTGCCGACAACATGATGGTGGTAGGACTGATGACTATgcggcagcctatagggaggaggtcagagacctggcaatgaGGTGCCAGCACAACAACCTccccctcaacgtcagcaagagaAAGGAGcagatcgtggactacaggaacagAGGGgtgagcatgcccccatccacatcgatggatgaggccgagctccctgccatcgaggacctctacaccaggcagtgtcagaggaagaacCCAAAATGTGTCTGATGCCAGCCACCCGAGCGATATAAACCGTTTTCTGCGACCGCATGGAAAgtggtaccagtgcaccaagtctgaaACCAACAAGACttctaaatagctaatcaaatggctacccggactacctgcattgaaccttttttgcactaactctcttgcaccGACTCTATACACAcattggactctacccacacacatacttacaccccaacatacacactacataagcccacacacactttcacactcaccacacacGCTGCTGCCACGGTTTATTATCTATcccgttgcctagtcactttaccgctacctatatgtacatagctaccttaATTAcgtcgtacccctgcacatcgaatCAGTACTGGTattcactgtatatagccatgttattttagttattcactgtgtatttattccttgtatCATTATTTTGGAAAAGGTCAGCAACTTCTCAATTGCGGTacagttctagaaacataaagctCTCTACTTTCATATTACATCAAATAACATTTCAAAAATACAAATTATACAGTTACTGCACTGTTTTAACCggttttaacacagttgcagGCGACAACATGTACGCAAGCATTTAACAATTAGTCTACACGTGTTTACGAACACATGACAAATACAGTTTGTCATATCAAATCAATCTCCTCTTTGCCCACAAAGCTTCTATTCATCTTCTCAGTAGACAACTCTGCAAGCATGTATGTACTTCCAAAAACGGTCTATATAAAAATGTATAAGCAACCGGACATTTTTTCTATGTATTGTTTTTGACCTGGAAGAGCTACCAATAGGCACCTCTTCGGGTCAAAAAACAATACTTAATTATTTTCTTCCGGTTGCTTATCGATTTTTATTTAGACCTTTTTTGGAAGTACATACCGGGCGTAACGGCAGTAAATGGCGATAGTTGCAGGCATATTTGGTGAGTAACATATTTTAACGTTATAACGCTTGCAGAGCTGTTTAATGAGAAGATGAATGGAGGCTGGTTCAGCCACGGTCAGTATATTCATGATAGACGCTTCCATTTTCAGAGAGGCAGTCTGCCCCCGCGATAGAGAGTGTCTTTGGTAAGGACTGGTGCATGGATCTATGGAGAGATGGGGAGTCAATCCCTCAGGATAAAGAGACAACAATTGGATCGGCAATCTTGGGCGATGATGAGGTCACTCAGGTCAGATTTATTAATATTCTTGAATAGTGCATCTGCTAGCCAGGCTGTCTCAATTTGCTCCCTTCCCCTGACAATAGTCCTACCGATTTGATGTTTGCAGATCTGTAAGATTAAAGACCAAGCAATGTGGTGGAAGCTGagtgtttatacctatccagaccattcagaTCAAAGGGTTAGGGCCTAGGGAAAGGGTTAAGGAGTGAATTGGGACTGGGAAGGGTTATACTCTCGGATCACAATGAAGGTTACAAAGGTGCTTCTGTTACATTCAGAATAAAAAATAACCATGTGTTGTCTAGTAACGGTCACTCACCTGTCATGTGTAGGCAGTAGACttggtggacaatgagcctgacTTGGTGTTTATCAAAGAAGAGCTGTTTGAGGATCAGCCAGTGGACCAGCAGAGGGGACATGCAAGCAACAGAAAAAGTATGTGTGTCGTGATCATTGAAATTCGGACAGCTCATTCATATGTAAAATAAATGACATCCTTTCATGAAGGAAGGATGCAAGTTGCAATTgtaagtctctggataagagttgTATGCTACTATGACCTGTTAAggaactagggctgtggcggtgaTTACATTATGTCAGCCTGTTATTGTCATGCGAAAGACAGCtcgtctcacggtaattgactgttaaataacataaatacgtttagcatctccaggctcCACTCGTACAAGCCTCTGATGCGCGCCTTTGGAATGTCTGCATTTAAAAAAAGTTGAATACATCAATTGACTACACACCACAACCTAAAATAATGAATTTgtgacaggtctaaagaaacattatgacaaatgtatttcagaagaacagaatgagTTGGccaactgtatgttatctggctatgcaccATGccataggcttgttcatttagcagacaatataTGCTTATAAGATCTGTGCCATTACTTTATattatgattttatagtaagaagaatataattgaagtTACCTGAATAAAATAGAATGGATGTgcacatatgaagtggctatgttgagcgtaaaatggatcatttgaaacagatttagagttatttggcaactttcgTTGTGAATGATACAAGCCTTAGAAGTCcaaagatatacagttgaagtctgaagtttacatacaccttagccaaatacatttaaactcagtttttcacaatcctgACATTTTAATCCAAGTAAACATTTCTtgttttaggtcaattaggatcaccactttattttaagaatgtgaaatgtaagaataatagtagagagaatgaattatttcagcttttatttctttcatcaccttcccagtgggtcagaagtttacatacactcaattagtatttggtagcgttgcctttaaattgtttaacttgtgtcaaatgtttccacaagcttcccacaataagttgggtgaattttggcccattcctcctgacagagctggtgtaactaaatcaggtttgtaggcctccttgctcacacacgctttttcagttctgcccacaaattttcagtAGGATTGAGGTccgggatttgtgatggccactccaataccttgactttgttgtccttcagccattttgccacaactttggaagtatgcttggggtcattctccatttggaagacccatttgcgaccaagctttaacttcctgactgatgtcttgagatgttgcttcaatatatccacataattttcctacctcatgatgccagctattttgtgaagtgcaccagtccctccggcagcaaagcacccccacaacatgatgctgccactccccgtgcttcacggttgggatggtgttcttcggcttgcaagcgtccccctttttcctccaaacataacgatggtcattatggccaaacagttctatttttgtgtcatcagaccagagtacatttctccaaaaagtacgatctttgtccccatgtgcagttgcaaaccgtagtctggccttttttatggtggttttggagcagtggcttcttccttgctgagcggtctttcaggttatgttgatataggactcgttttactgtggatatagatactttagatacttcacaggtacacctccaattgactcgaattatgtcaattagcctatcagaagcttctaaagccatgacaacattttctggaattttccaagctgtttaaaggcacagtcaacttagtgtatgtaaacttctgacccacttgaattgtgatagtgaaatctgttgggaaaattacttgtcatgcacaaagtagatgtcctaaccgacttgccaaaactatagtttgataacaagacatttgtggagtggttgaaaaatgagttttaatgactccaacctaagtgtatgtaaacttctgacttgatGTGATTTTCAACTGCATTGCATTggtgtcagagtggttagagacAAAGTAgtgccctgagtaccagaccattaggacctgatgagttagcgagttgggtactacTAATTTTACTGCAGTtgtgactcatgactgccggtgtggcagtaatacggtcactgcAATAGCCCTATATGGGACTGGTTATTGAATTGTTTCACAGCTGTGATGCCGGTATTGATTTGTTTTCATTTGTACTGTACAGGGAGCGTAGCTGTGGAGGATGCTCCAGCAGTAGAGAGAGCAGCTGCCAGTCAACTTCACCTATACAAGGGGGACTTGAACACATACCCTACAGGCAGCCATCAGGTACAGCCTGACACAGAGCAGCCCACATCCATTGAGAGTCTCATGGAAGACCCCACTCTGGCTGGTCTGGTTGACCACACAGCAGAGCCTGGCCCTGACACAGCCGATGGGATGTACATGGACTATCCTCCCCGCAACACATACGCACCAAGAAACCGTCCAAGCCACCAGCAGGGAACTGGAAAAGACCTGAAGCAGCAGTTTGACTGTTTGTTTTGTGGGAAGAGCTTTGGTTATTTGAGCTACTTGAAAGTCCACATCAGACGCCACTCCGGAGAGAAACCGTTTGGCTGCACCGTTTGCGGGAAGCGCTTTGCTCAGAAGACGTACCTGAAGCTGCATCAGCGTACACACTCTGGGGAGAAACCTTACAGTTGCACagagtgtgggaagagtttctctcaGAAGAGCTCGTTGAATGTCCATCTCCGGAGTCACACCggggagaagccttatagctgtgtcGACTGTGGGAAGAGCTACACCTATAAACACGGTTTTAACACACACCAATGTTTCaattaattgtattttatttacatttcaaCCTTGTTTTGAAAACTGGCACCTGAAACATCTTTAGCCGTATTGTAATCATGGTTTTCAGTAGGTAGATTTTTTAAAAGTTAACTGTTTTGCGCTACTGTGTGCCCTAATGACCAAGCTGTTACTCTTCACTACATGGCAGATAACTGTTCCATTCAAGTTTTCCCTCTGCTCTGATTGTAGGATTGCACACACACTGCCTTGTCACACAATTGGCAAGAGACTAGACATTTTTGAAGTATCTCTAAAGACATGTACTGTTTGTGCTAAACAGTGGTGGTCCTGATACCAGTTGTTTGTGCTACTGTGAAGAATGCCAGTGTAGTAGACCGGTCACGTAAACATGTGTGCCAAATAATTTTCTGTAATGAATTAAATGGGTACAGTAATACATTTACTTATTTGTACTCACATTACATTTGTATTCCATATGTTATAAAAATGTAAACATGGCAATGATTAAATGATTGAAATGTTATACCCTTAATGCTGTTTTAATTATGAAAGCAAATGAATATATTCCAGAAAAACAACGACACTCATGGaagcattatgtacaaaacaagtatAAAATGCACTGCTGGGAACAGAACTTGAAAACATCCATTTAATGATATCTTATGTCATTTGTACCAATGTATAGAGGACAATGCAGATACAGTACCATCTTGCATCAAACATTGGCAGGTTAATTCCTTGAGCCTAAAATATAGAACAGGCTAGTGGTAGGTAAACATTACAGTACTTATGAACTGTGCAATACTCATGCGCCACGTTCTTTGCAAAATAAAACTTCAATTTACTTTTATTGTAGGTAAATCATACCTAATACACCCTGTTAGTGTTGTAGCGAATTCAGACAAATAAagcctacaacatactgtagtgtatttgggggagggggggggtctcCCGACTGGGACTCCCATGTCCAGCGTCCAAACCCCTTGACAAGGTCACTAGAATATTGTGAAGTATGACATACATTAGACAGTATTTGGTTCTCCAGTTTGAGCAGAGCAGGCACGCAATCAGCGGTTCAGATAGAGGCATCCCCACGCGTTTGGGTAAAAAGCAGACTgctgggcctggagaaatgtagtCTAACAACTCATTCATAGAGCTAtcgatgcaaggactgaccatcaaaATGGTTTTatccatgttttgaggctatttAGGGtggcagcctagtggttaagagtgttggcctagtaaccaaaaggtcactgGATCGAATgccagagctgacaaggtgaaaaatctgtcgatgtgcccttgatcaaggcacttaaccctaattgctcctgtaagttgctctggataagaacgtctgctaaatgacaaatgttaagtgtttattttgagttctgatggggtacaacagttcaactaagctcatgaggcattaatAAGTTATATTCAACAATAAATGAGTACATAATTTCTAAGTCCCAAAatagatgtagcaactgcagCTTGCCCCTTTAAGTCAAGAGTATTGCAATCAACCAAAAATACTTCATTTATTTTTATGAACAGTCATGTGTGTTTGGAGCAGTTGCTGATTGACGAAAGACAACTGACACTTAGAACATTTGTGCACTTGCGCCTTCTTTTTCTTATTATCTTCCTTTTGACCGTGAGCTTTGGCCAAGTGCTGAGTGAGGTATACTTTCTGGGTGAAACCAATTTCGCATGTGAGGCATTTGAACGGTTTCTCACCAGTGTGAAGGCGCATGTGACATTTCAGATTGCCCTTCTGTGTGAATCCTCTCCCGCAGACAGTGCACGTGTGGGGTCTCTCTCCAGTGTGCACCAGGTGGTGTATCCTCAGGCTTGACGGACAGCTGAAAGACTTGCCGCAGTAATGGCAAAAGTACTTCGAGCTGTTCGAGGCCAGATAATCGGGAGcaacacatttgtgttttttgaGCTGAGTTTTCCCAGGATAACAGTTCTTACACACACTGCAGTACAGCGATTTGTGAGATTTCATATGCATTGTCAGATGGTTCTGCCGCAAGAAAGTCTTCTTACAAATCACGCAACTTAACTTGTTTGTGTCGGATTTACTATGGGAGTGCAAGTTAAACCTGTTAAAGTAACTGAAAGTCTTCCCAGCAGTCTTTCCAGCTTTGCTTTTTGACTTGGCTAAAGACTTCTTTGCATACGTTGGCTTTGTGATGTGTTCATCTTGTGCTTCGTTGGGCAACAGCTCGGTATCGTCTGGTAGGAACTCATTTGTCTCATCGTCCTCAATGGGAAAGACATGTTCGCCATATTCCTCCTCCACTCCGTCGATGGATATGAAACGTAAAGTGTGTCCTGTGGAGACATCCGTAGTTGACATCTCCAGTACCTGTTTATCCCGTCTCCCTGGCCTGTCCTGGCGGAAGGAATCAAAGGATGGATACTCATTGGAGGGCCCTTCTCTTCCATTGTCCAATAAGTCGTCATCTCCTGAAGCAACAGAGAAAAGACAAAAAGAAGAATACACATACGAGTTGTGGCTTCGATTGCCTGTCCACCTATTCATGAAAAACAATGTCCAACCTCCACGATGACCAAATAAGAGAGGGTCACAGTGTCTTATAACTGTGCATGTCATCAAACGCATACAGTTAAACCTATGCGATTTAGCACTACACCAGCCAGGCAATTCAAACATCTCAGGTTAAAACCTCTAACAACTTACCATCTAAAATTATTGTTGGTCTTTCCTGTTGGTCTCTGCTGTTTATGATTTCCACCTCACAATCCTCCTCTTTAACGTCAGCTTGGCCTGAAGGCGCCCCTGTTGACTATGAGAATAAGACAAATATTTTTAGAGCCACTTGAAAAATGCAGACACTAAATAACAAAATGCATTGAAGGAATAAGACTTCTAAACATGACAGAAGGGGTAAGTGTCAATAATGTAGGGGAGCCTCTGATTCACTCATTTCAAAGAGCTGGGCATCTGACAGCATGTCCTCTGGTAAGTCTGAGTCCTCTGTTGGTTTCCACAATCCTGCCTAGTGTTTTCTCATATCAGTGCGGATGAGG
Coding sequences within it:
- the LOC120034353 gene encoding zinc finger protein 350-like isoform X2 encodes the protein MNTMINRGSFQNQLSCIMEMLSKAAVVEIGKLVDECSAVLRSEISQHMNENEALKKKCYLLEIELKTVKLHERKRVIASRCQNGVQVSGQIFTHRATENRGSVAVEDAPAVERAAASQLHLYKGDLNTYPTGSHQVQPDTEQPTSIESLMEDPTLAGLVDHTAEPGPDTADGMYMDYPPRNTYAPRNRPSHQQGTGKDLKQQFDCLFCGKSFGYLSYLKVHIRRHSGEKPFGCTVCGKRFAQKTYLKLHQRTHSGEKPYSCTECGKSFSQKSSLNVHLRSHTGEKPYSCVDCGKSYTYKHGFNTHQCFN
- the LOC120034353 gene encoding zinc finger protein 24-like isoform X1, whose amino-acid sequence is MNTMINRGSFQNQLSCIMEMLSKAAVVEIGKLVDECSAVLRSEISQHMNENEALKKKCYLLEIELKTVKLHERKRVIASRCQNGVQVSGQIFTHRATENRERQSAPAIESVFGKDWCMDLWRDGESIPQDKETTIGSAILGDDEVTQAVDLVDNEPDLVFIKEELFEDQPVDQQRGHASNRKRSVAVEDAPAVERAAASQLHLYKGDLNTYPTGSHQVQPDTEQPTSIESLMEDPTLAGLVDHTAEPGPDTADGMYMDYPPRNTYAPRNRPSHQQGTGKDLKQQFDCLFCGKSFGYLSYLKVHIRRHSGEKPFGCTVCGKRFAQKTYLKLHQRTHSGEKPYSCTECGKSFSQKSSLNVHLRSHTGEKPYSCVDCGKSYTYKHGFNTHQCFN
- the LOC120044454 gene encoding oocyte zinc finger protein XlCOF29-like, coding for MSKRASFHTQLSSIMEILSRTAMAHVCKLVDDEYAGISLENEALTDKLHNLESELTIVKSTAPKLAGNYRSVGVQTGETITRIDRGLNGSPTIEGIFGKEWCLDLWNHGDPYNTENSPQHIAKSTGAPSGQADVKEEDCEVEIINSRDQQERPTIILDGDDDLLDNGREGPSNEYPSFDSFRQDRPGRRDKQVLEMSTTDVSTGHTLRFISIDGVEEEYGEHVFPIEDDETNEFLPDDTELLPNEAQDEHITKPTYAKKSLAKSKSKAGKTAGKTFSYFNRFNLHSHSKSDTNKLSCVICKKTFLRQNHLTMHMKSHKSLYCSVCKNCYPGKTQLKKHKCVAPDYLASNSSKYFCHYCGKSFSCPSSLRIHHLVHTGERPHTCTVCGRGFTQKGNLKCHMRLHTGEKPFKCLTCEIGFTQKVYLTQHLAKAHGQKEDNKKKKAQVHKCSKCQLSFVNQQLLQTHMTVHKNK